Part of the Arthrobacter gengyunqii genome is shown below.
CGGAGTCCGTCTCGTCCAGGATGGCAAACTTCGGGCGGAAGAGCTCGAGCTGGAGGATCTCCACGCGCTTCTTCTCACCGCCGGAGAAGCCTTCGTTGACGTTGCGCGACGCGAAGTCGGCATCGATGCGCAGCTGGCTCATGGCAGCCTTGACGTCCTTGGTCCAGTGGCGCAGGGAGGGGGCTTCACCGTCGAGCGCAGTCTTGGCGGTGCGCAGGAAGTTGGTCATGGTGACGCCGGGAACCTCCACCGGGTACTGCATGGCCAGGAAGAGACCGGCGCGGGCACGCTGGTCAACGCTCATGGACAGGACGTCTTCGCCGTCGAGCGTGATGGAGCCGCTGTCCACGATGTAGCGCGGGTGCCCGGCGATGGTGGAGGCCAGGGTTGACTTGCCGGAGCCGTTGGGGCCCATGATGGCGTGCGTCTCACCGGTGTTGATGGTCAGGCTGACGCCCTTCAGGATCTGCTTTTTGACGTCCTGTTCGGTCAAAATGCTGACGTGAAGATCTTTGATCTCAAGAGTAGACATACGAGTTACGCTTTCTCCTTTGCACGCTCTGGTGCGTATTTAAGCTTCAAAAAGTGTTGGGGCGGTCCCCCGGGAGCCGTGCGGCTCCCGGGAAACGCTGCTAGCTCTCGACTGCTGCGAGCTCGCGCTCGACGGCCTCGGTGAGCCGCTCTTCCAGTGCCGGAACCTTGATCTGCTGGATGATCTCGTTGAGGAACCCGCGGACCACCAGGCGGCGGGCAACATCCTCGGGGATGCCGCGTGCCATCAGGTAGAACAGGTGCTCGTCATCGAAACGGCCGGTGGCGCTGGCATGGCCGGCACCCTCGATCAGTCCGGTTTCGATTTCCAGGTTCGGCACGGAGTCGGCGCGGCCGCCGTCGGTCAGCAGCAGGTTGCGGTTGACCTCGTATGTGTCGGTGCCTTCTGCCTCCTTGCGGATCAGGACGTCACCTACCCAGACGGTGTGTGCATCGCGGCCCTGCAGAGCGCCCTTGTACATCACGCGGGACTTGCAGTTAGGCACTGCGTGGTCCACGAACAGGCGCTGTTCCAGGTGCTGGCCGGCGTCGGCGTAGTAGAGACCGAACATCTGCACGTCACCGCCGGTGGCGGTGAAGCGGGACGACGGCGTGATCCGCACCAGGTCGCCGCCGAGGCTGACGACAACGTGCTTGAACTTCGCGTCGCGGCCAATCTTGGCGTACTGCGCGGAGGCGTGGACGGCGTCGTCGTCCCAATCCTGAACCGACACAACGGTCAGTTCAGCACCGTCTTCGACGACGATTTCCACGTTCTGGGACAGCGTGGCCGAGCCCTTGTGGTCCAAGACCACCACGGCCTTGGAGAACTTCTGCGCGGTGATCACGATGTGCTGGGACGCCGGGTCCTTGCCGGCACCGGTCATGGTCAGCGTGGTGCTGCCCTCGACGACGGTTTCGGCCGGAATGGTAACGGCGGTGGCTTCGGTGAAGGCTTCCCAGGCGGCTGCTGCCACGAGATCCTCGGGGATGCCGGCCGAACCGATGCGGGCGTCGGTGCGGGCCACGTTCTCCACCACGACGCCGTCGGGCGCCACAACGGCCACCTCGGGCGCGGTGCCGGTGAGTTCGGCGGTGTGCAGGCCGCGCAGGCGCTTGAGCGGGGTGAACCGCCAGTCTTCTTCACGTCCGGTCAGTTTGCCGAAGTCACCGCGGTGATAGGAGGTCAGGCGTCCGGCGCGTGAGCTGTCCGGAATTCCCGCCCCGGCGCCGTGGCTGTGGGACTTGCTGCTGTCGCCGCCAAGAACCGAGGAGGATTCATTCAGCGGAGAAAGGTTTTCGCCCTCTTCCGTGAATCCGTCAATCCGGACACGGCTGTCCCCTGAGGGCGCGCCAATCCGGGCCTTGACTTCCCCTACTGCATTGCTGACCTTTTCGGTCACGTTTTCGACGACGTCGTTAAGCTTCGACATTAACCGACGGCTCCTTCCATCTGGAGTTCGATGAGGCGGTTGAGTTCAAGGGCGTATTCCATCGGCAGTTCACGGGCGATCGGCTCAATAAAGCCGCGCACGATCATTGCCATTGCCTCGTCCTCGGGAAGGCCGCGGGACATGAGGTAGAACAGCTGTTCCTCGCTGACGCGGGAAACGGTGGCTTCGTGGCCCA
Proteins encoded:
- the sufC gene encoding Fe-S cluster assembly ATPase SufC, whose translation is MSTLEIKDLHVSILTEQDVKKQILKGVSLTINTGETHAIMGPNGSGKSTLASTIAGHPRYIVDSGSITLDGEDVLSMSVDQRARAGLFLAMQYPVEVPGVTMTNFLRTAKTALDGEAPSLRHWTKDVKAAMSQLRIDADFASRNVNEGFSGGEKKRVEILQLELFRPKFAILDETDSGLDVDALKVVSEGVNREHSKGEMGTLLITHYTRILRYIKPDFVHVFVDGRIAEQGGPELADRLEEEGYDRFTGANATAATATANALKA
- the sufD gene encoding Fe-S cluster assembly protein SufD — its product is MSKLNDVVENVTEKVSNAVGEVKARIGAPSGDSRVRIDGFTEEGENLSPLNESSSVLGGDSSKSHSHGAGAGIPDSSRAGRLTSYHRGDFGKLTGREEDWRFTPLKRLRGLHTAELTGTAPEVAVVAPDGVVVENVARTDARIGSAGIPEDLVAAAAWEAFTEATAVTIPAETVVEGSTTLTMTGAGKDPASQHIVITAQKFSKAVVVLDHKGSATLSQNVEIVVEDGAELTVVSVQDWDDDAVHASAQYAKIGRDAKFKHVVVSLGGDLVRITPSSRFTATGGDVQMFGLYYADAGQHLEQRLFVDHAVPNCKSRVMYKGALQGRDAHTVWVGDVLIRKEAEGTDTYEVNRNLLLTDGGRADSVPNLEIETGLIEGAGHASATGRFDDEHLFYLMARGIPEDVARRLVVRGFLNEIIQQIKVPALEERLTEAVERELAAVES